The Litoribrevibacter albus genome includes a window with the following:
- a CDS encoding esterase/lipase family protein, with translation MPSIQAQQEMQNHRNTTTSLTTRKNECVILLHGLAKTKRSMSKLNRALKEAGYTTVNHDYPSRSGSIPHLAETHINQALTQCPDTATIHFVTHSLGGILVRQYLQNHSIKNLGRVVMLGPPNQGSEVVDKLHGLPGFELIGGPSSLELGTKENSIPRQLGPANFELGIIAGSRSINLILSTLLPGQDDGKVSVSNTKVEGMKQHIVLPVTHPFMMKNANVIAQVKSFLAQGEFQSGVH, from the coding sequence CAATCCAAGCGCAGCAAGAAATGCAAAATCACCGAAATACCACAACCAGCCTGACAACTCGTAAAAACGAGTGCGTAATACTGCTTCACGGACTGGCGAAAACAAAGCGATCCATGTCCAAACTGAATCGCGCACTGAAAGAAGCCGGATACACCACAGTTAATCATGACTATCCATCGAGATCCGGTTCAATCCCTCATTTAGCAGAAACGCATATCAACCAGGCACTGACTCAATGCCCGGATACCGCCACAATTCACTTTGTGACACATTCGCTGGGAGGAATATTGGTAAGACAGTATCTGCAAAACCATTCGATCAAAAACCTCGGACGAGTAGTGATGCTTGGGCCACCCAATCAAGGGAGCGAGGTTGTGGATAAGTTGCACGGCCTACCCGGTTTTGAGTTAATCGGTGGCCCCTCTTCTCTCGAATTAGGCACAAAAGAAAACAGCATTCCCAGACAACTGGGCCCTGCAAATTTTGAATTAGGCATCATCGCGGGGTCACGGAGCATCAATCTCATCCTCTCGACTCTGCTGCCAGGACAAGATGACGGAAAAGTGTCCGTTTCCAATACCAAAGTAGAAGGCATGAAACAGCACATCGTGCTGCCGGTGACTCATCCATTCATGATGAAAAATGCCAACGTCATTGCTCAGGTGAAAAGTTTTTTAGCGCAAGGCGAGTTTCAATCAGGCGTTCACTAG
- a CDS encoding helix-turn-helix domain-containing protein, with translation MSRSSSLVKALKTSLKSRGFKYVDVANALDLSEASVKRLFAEENFSLKRLDQICELIGMEFSDLVDVSRQSSAIRSLTIEQEKEIVNDISLLIVANSALNRWSFEDILRVYEFSETELVQYLAKLDRLKLIELLPGNRIKLLVDRNFSWQKNGPIQRFFEEKLVMEFFSHRFNDPGEKRQVLVGMLSRASNEAFQRKLEQLAELFHSLHLQDEKLPVEERFGTSVITGMRLWEPKVFESKRRVKDERKF, from the coding sequence ATGTCACGCAGTTCCTCTCTCGTTAAAGCCCTAAAAACCAGTCTGAAATCCCGAGGCTTTAAATACGTAGATGTCGCCAATGCTCTGGATTTGAGTGAGGCCAGCGTTAAAAGGTTATTTGCGGAAGAGAACTTTTCGTTGAAGCGGCTAGACCAGATCTGTGAGCTGATAGGAATGGAGTTCAGTGATTTGGTGGATGTTAGCCGCCAATCCAGCGCGATTCGTTCTTTAACGATCGAGCAGGAAAAAGAAATTGTGAACGACATCTCTTTGCTGATTGTGGCGAACAGCGCTCTAAACCGTTGGAGCTTTGAAGACATTCTGAGAGTCTATGAATTCAGTGAAACCGAGTTAGTGCAGTATTTGGCAAAACTGGATCGATTGAAGCTCATCGAACTGTTACCGGGCAATCGTATAAAACTCTTGGTGGACAGAAATTTTAGCTGGCAAAAAAACGGGCCCATTCAACGTTTCTTTGAAGAAAAGTTGGTGATGGAATTCTTCAGTCATCGCTTCAATGATCCTGGGGAGAAACGTCAGGTGTTGGTGGGGATGTTGTCGAGAGCTTCCAATGAGGCATTCCAACGCAAGCTTGAGCAGTTGGCTGAACTGTTTCACAGCCTACATCTGCAGGACGAAAAACTCCCGGTGGAAGAACGCTTTGGCACCAGTGTCATTACCGGAATGCGTTTGTGGGAGCCGAAAGTCTTCGAATCCAAACGCCGGGTAAAAGACGAACGTAAGTTTTAG
- a CDS encoding AraC family transcriptional regulator — protein sequence MKDKLIAYDERMSRVCDYVNRHLNDTLTLETLSDVAALSKYHFHRLFKAHIGMSVINFLQLARLKRASFRLAFEKDIRIIDIAFEAGFESPEAFARAFKRTFDQSPSEFRAKPQWPEWHKRFEYQTQIEGAVQMDVNKQMDLTKQLDVKVVDFETTKVALLEHHGSPDRVLETAGRFILWRKETGLSPVKSSKTFGIPYSDPNTTEPEHFRWDVCGSIREDVPPNEYGVKTGVIPGGRCAVVRHKGSHDTLEQSIYYVYRQWLPDSGEEVRDYPCFFHYLNFIHEVDECDLLTDIYFPLK from the coding sequence ATGAAAGATAAGCTGATTGCTTATGATGAGCGGATGTCGCGGGTGTGTGATTATGTGAACCGGCACCTCAATGACACTCTGACACTTGAGACATTGAGTGATGTTGCTGCGTTGTCTAAGTACCACTTTCATCGGTTGTTTAAAGCCCATATAGGGATGAGCGTGATCAACTTTCTGCAGTTGGCCAGATTGAAACGTGCCTCGTTTCGTTTGGCCTTTGAGAAAGACATTCGCATCATAGACATTGCCTTTGAAGCGGGGTTTGAAAGCCCTGAAGCATTTGCCAGAGCGTTTAAGCGAACCTTTGATCAGTCGCCTTCTGAGTTCAGAGCGAAACCGCAATGGCCTGAGTGGCATAAGCGGTTTGAATACCAAACTCAGATTGAAGGAGCTGTCCAGATGGACGTAAACAAACAAATGGACCTAACCAAACAGTTGGATGTAAAAGTTGTTGATTTTGAAACGACTAAGGTGGCCTTGTTAGAGCATCATGGCTCACCGGACAGGGTACTTGAAACCGCAGGAAGGTTTATCCTGTGGCGGAAAGAAACCGGGTTATCGCCGGTAAAGAGCAGTAAAACCTTCGGCATCCCCTACAGTGATCCGAACACCACTGAGCCTGAACACTTCCGGTGGGATGTCTGTGGCTCGATCCGGGAGGACGTTCCACCCAATGAATATGGTGTGAAAACAGGTGTTATTCCAGGTGGCCGTTGTGCTGTGGTTAGGCATAAAGGCAGTCATGATACCCTAGAGCAGAGTATTTATTATGTGTATCGGCAATGGCTACCTGATTCAGGCGAAGAAGTTCGAGACTATCCGTGCTTTTTTCATTACTTGAACTTTATTCATGAAGTGGATGAGTGTGATTTGCTGACGGATATTTATTTTCCCTTGAAGTGA
- the nhaD gene encoding sodium:proton antiporter NhaD: MHVLILSLIALAFVLIVIEDVIHLNKAKSTLFIGSLVWILAFMFPEGGNVEHVKEGLNENLLEIATLWLFLMAAMTFVAYLNQQGLITQLVYRLLPSKIKLRSLMIMIALLGLLFSSLADNITASLIMLSLLASLKLEPKQTLKFAALIVFAVNSGGVSLITGDVTTLMIFLADKVSITDLFLLIAPAVFGVMTLALFLMRGIKDEVTLPKFRRPIAFADKLIALLFLLTIVGTLGMSVAFSVPPVLTFLFGLSVMFITHRIIYKSETKPNVLEYVREVEFDTLLFFLGVLLLVGMLKELSVLDFLPQLYQVMPVYVANYFVGILSALVDNVPLTAAILKSGIEMDTADWLGLTYAVGVGGSLLIIGSAAGVIALSKLTELTFITYLKFFHWLLVAYTAGYLAVLAIANI, from the coding sequence ATGCATGTGCTGATATTGAGTTTAATCGCGTTAGCGTTTGTCTTAATTGTTATCGAAGATGTTATTCATTTGAATAAGGCTAAATCAACGCTTTTTATAGGATCGTTGGTTTGGATCTTGGCGTTCATGTTTCCCGAGGGGGGAAATGTAGAGCATGTTAAAGAAGGCTTAAATGAAAACCTTCTTGAGATTGCAACGCTTTGGTTGTTCTTAATGGCAGCAATGACTTTTGTGGCCTATCTCAACCAACAGGGATTGATTACACAGCTGGTCTATCGATTGTTGCCGAGTAAGATCAAGTTAAGGTCGTTGATGATCATGATTGCTCTGTTGGGGCTGTTGTTCTCTTCTCTGGCCGACAATATTACCGCCTCTTTGATTATGCTTTCCTTGCTGGCCTCGTTAAAACTGGAGCCCAAACAAACGCTCAAGTTTGCGGCTTTGATTGTGTTTGCGGTGAACTCTGGCGGTGTTTCTTTGATCACGGGTGACGTAACTACCTTGATGATCTTCCTGGCGGATAAGGTCTCCATCACCGATCTTTTCTTATTGATCGCTCCTGCTGTGTTTGGTGTGATGACGCTGGCGTTGTTCCTGATGCGCGGTATCAAAGATGAGGTGACTTTACCTAAGTTCAGACGTCCGATTGCCTTTGCTGATAAGTTGATTGCCTTGTTATTCCTGCTAACGATTGTGGGTACGCTAGGTATGAGTGTCGCTTTCTCTGTGCCTCCTGTTTTGACCTTCCTGTTTGGTTTGTCGGTAATGTTCATAACGCACAGAATCATCTACAAGAGTGAAACCAAGCCAAACGTATTGGAATATGTGCGTGAAGTGGAGTTCGATACCCTATTGTTCTTCCTCGGTGTATTGCTGCTAGTAGGTATGCTCAAAGAGCTATCAGTGTTGGATTTCCTACCTCAGTTGTATCAAGTGATGCCTGTCTATGTGGCGAACTACTTTGTTGGGATCTTGTCAGCATTGGTTGATAACGTGCCGCTAACAGCTGCGATTTTGAAGTCTGGTATTGAGATGGATACGGCCGATTGGTTGGGGCTGACTTACGCTGTGGGCGTGGGTGGTTCGCTGTTGATCATCGGTTCTGCGGCCGGTGTGATTGCGTTAAGCAAGCTGACGGAATTGACTTTTATTACCTATCTGAAGTTCTTCCATTGGTTGCTGGTGGCCTATACGGCGGGGTATTTGGCTGTGTTGGCGATCGCAAATATCTAA
- a CDS encoding GDSL-type esterase/lipase family protein, with amino-acid sequence MTCRFWITRFPLILRTVLIACSAILVACSDSRLEPISRHDVILAFGDSLTEGVGTDKATAYPAVLEELTGQGVINAGISGETTTEGLERFEQTLIDYQASLVILLEGGNDILRNLPASQTKDNLARMIKIAHQHDAQVLLVAVPQKKLFSDAAPFYLELAEEYQVPLEKSLLADLLRSPKYKSDPIHLNTAGYRKLAEGLYQRLIDEGAIDR; translated from the coding sequence ATGACATGTCGATTTTGGATTACCAGATTCCCCCTGATACTCCGTACCGTCTTAATAGCCTGCTCTGCCATACTGGTGGCCTGCTCAGATTCCAGGTTAGAGCCAATCTCCAGACATGATGTCATTCTGGCCTTTGGTGACAGCCTCACCGAAGGCGTAGGGACCGACAAGGCGACTGCCTATCCCGCAGTGTTAGAAGAATTAACTGGGCAAGGCGTAATAAATGCTGGAATCTCAGGAGAGACCACCACTGAGGGTCTTGAGCGATTTGAACAGACCTTAATCGACTATCAAGCCAGTCTGGTGATTTTATTAGAAGGAGGTAACGACATTTTACGAAACCTACCTGCCAGCCAAACCAAAGATAACCTTGCCCGGATGATCAAAATTGCACATCAACATGACGCTCAAGTGCTACTCGTCGCCGTGCCTCAAAAAAAGCTGTTTTCAGATGCCGCGCCTTTCTATCTCGAATTGGCAGAAGAATACCAAGTGCCTTTGGAAAAGAGCTTACTTGCAGATTTACTGCGTAGCCCGAAATATAAATCTGACCCGATTCATTTGAACACCGCAGGCTACCGAAAATTGGCGGAAGGGCTGTATCAGAGATTAATCGATGAAGGGGCAATCGACAGATAA
- a CDS encoding tRNA (adenine(22)-N(1))-methyltransferase, whose amino-acid sequence MKLSARLQTLVNLVETSGGPGFDHIWDTCCDHGLLGQALLSDSALNGVSQNRPVIHFVDVVPELMAQLEARLIAQMQDHQDYWQVHCQDVAQLNLLTFPPEDRHLIIIAGIGGDLMIDIIQGLLKSIGHTGHSQRLSRISFLLCPVYHHYRVRTFLAEQGLGLETEVLVEDKGRMYELLNVSFNASQPVASTGDEMWDFSRPAHLRYLKQTIKHYRQVVRRNPEAQAIIDAYLSIAPSSINL is encoded by the coding sequence ATGAAACTCAGTGCACGTCTACAAACTTTGGTGAATCTTGTAGAAACGAGTGGTGGACCGGGTTTTGATCATATCTGGGATACTTGTTGTGATCATGGCTTGTTAGGGCAAGCTCTACTATCTGATTCTGCCTTGAATGGCGTGTCGCAAAACAGACCCGTGATTCATTTTGTGGATGTGGTGCCTGAGTTAATGGCGCAGTTAGAAGCCCGCTTGATTGCCCAGATGCAAGATCATCAAGATTACTGGCAAGTACATTGTCAGGATGTGGCACAACTGAATCTGTTGACGTTTCCCCCAGAAGACCGGCACTTGATCATCATCGCCGGGATTGGCGGCGATTTGATGATTGACATTATTCAGGGGTTGTTAAAGTCGATTGGACACACTGGGCACTCTCAACGTTTGTCACGCATCAGTTTTCTATTGTGCCCGGTTTATCATCACTATCGTGTTCGTACTTTCCTGGCAGAGCAGGGGCTTGGTTTAGAAACAGAAGTCCTGGTAGAAGATAAAGGTCGCATGTACGAGCTATTGAACGTCTCGTTTAATGCCTCTCAACCTGTGGCTTCAACTGGTGACGAGATGTGGGATTTTTCCAGGCCCGCGCATCTTCGCTACCTTAAACAAACCATCAAACATTATCGTCAGGTCGTCAGACGTAACCCGGAAGCGCAGGCTATTATCGATGCTTATCTGTCGATTGCCCCTTCATCGATTAATCTCTGA
- a CDS encoding ABC-F family ATPase, protein MLSTANITMQFGSKPLFENISVKFGEGNRYGLIGANGCGKSTFMKILDGSLVPTSGTVSLTPNERIGKLNQDQFAFEEYSVIDTVIMGHAELWEVKKERDRIYSLPEMSEEDGMKVADLETQFAEMDGYTAESRAGEILLGAGIAEELHFGPMSEVAPGWKLRVLLAQALFSDPDILLLDEPTNNLDIHSIHWLESVLNERKSTMIIISHDRHFLNSVCTHMADIDYGELRIYPGNYDDFMIASTAVRERLQADNAKKKAQIAELQQFVSRFSANASKAKQATSRAKQIDKIKLDDIKPSSRVSPFIRFTQEKKLHRQAFILENMGFGYEGDHLFDGGNLILEAGSRLAVIGENGVGKTSFLKCLMGELNATNGEIKWAENAKLGYCPQDSSSDFDCDMTLFDWMSQWRRPEDDEQSIRGILGRMLFSSHDIGKKVSVCSGGEKNRLLFGKLIMSNANVLIMDEPTNHLDMESIEALNLALEMFEGTLIFVSHDREFVSSLATQVIEIKDHKLVHFQGTYDEYLASQDLQG, encoded by the coding sequence GTGCTTTCGACAGCAAATATCACTATGCAATTTGGCTCCAAGCCGCTCTTTGAAAACATCTCTGTAAAATTTGGCGAAGGCAATCGCTACGGTCTGATCGGAGCCAATGGCTGCGGTAAGTCTACCTTCATGAAAATCCTGGACGGTTCACTGGTACCTACTTCTGGCACAGTGTCACTAACGCCTAACGAGCGCATTGGTAAACTGAATCAGGATCAGTTTGCGTTTGAAGAATACAGCGTGATCGACACCGTAATCATGGGCCACGCAGAACTGTGGGAAGTCAAAAAAGAACGCGACCGCATCTATTCATTACCAGAAATGTCGGAAGAAGACGGCATGAAAGTAGCCGATCTGGAAACCCAGTTCGCAGAAATGGACGGTTATACGGCCGAATCGCGTGCCGGTGAAATTCTACTGGGTGCCGGCATTGCAGAAGAACTACACTTCGGTCCAATGAGCGAAGTGGCTCCGGGTTGGAAACTTCGTGTGCTTCTTGCTCAGGCGCTTTTCTCTGATCCTGATATTTTGCTGCTGGACGAACCAACGAACAACCTGGACATCCACTCGATCCATTGGTTGGAAAGCGTGCTTAACGAACGTAAAAGCACCATGATCATCATCTCGCACGACCGTCACTTCCTGAACTCCGTATGTACGCACATGGCAGACATCGACTACGGTGAGCTGCGTATCTACCCAGGCAACTACGATGACTTCATGATTGCCTCAACGGCGGTACGTGAACGCTTGCAAGCCGATAACGCCAAGAAGAAAGCACAAATTGCCGAACTTCAACAATTCGTTAGCCGTTTCTCAGCCAACGCATCAAAAGCAAAACAAGCCACTTCTCGTGCTAAACAGATTGATAAGATTAAATTGGATGACATCAAACCATCCAGCCGTGTCAGCCCGTTCATTCGTTTCACGCAAGAGAAAAAGCTGCACCGACAAGCCTTTATCCTTGAAAACATGGGCTTCGGTTACGAAGGCGATCACCTGTTCGATGGTGGCAACCTTATTCTGGAAGCGGGCTCCCGTTTGGCGGTAATTGGTGAAAACGGTGTCGGTAAAACCTCGTTCCTCAAGTGTTTGATGGGTGAGCTGAACGCGACCAATGGCGAAATCAAATGGGCCGAAAATGCCAAGTTAGGTTACTGCCCTCAGGACAGCAGCAGCGACTTTGATTGCGACATGACGTTGTTTGATTGGATGAGCCAATGGCGTCGCCCGGAAGACGATGAGCAATCCATCCGAGGCATTCTTGGCCGCATGCTTTTCTCTTCTCATGACATTGGCAAGAAAGTCAGCGTATGTTCCGGTGGTGAAAAGAACCGTTTGTTATTCGGGAAACTGATCATGAGCAATGCAAACGTATTGATCATGGACGAACCGACCAACCACTTGGACATGGAATCCATCGAAGCGTTGAACCTTGCGTTAGAAATGTTCGAAGGCACACTGATCTTCGTGAGCCATGACCGTGAATTCGTTTCATCGTTGGCAACTCAAGTCATCGAGATCAAGGATCACAAGTTAGTGCACTTCCAAGGCACTTATGACGAGTATCTCGCATCTCAGGATTTGCAAGGGTAA
- a CDS encoding GNAT family N-acetyltransferase, translated as MINWQVLAFNQLSLEQLYQILKLRVDIFVVEQDCPYPDLDNLDQHCRHLFASEGDEILAYTRLIPPGLEHKGSVLDQQAAIGRVVVSEKARGRKLGYELMQRSIDAVWEATPAIPIKIGAQQHLEKFYGSLGFKTISEMYLEDGIPHIDMLLDPENN; from the coding sequence ATGATCAACTGGCAAGTATTGGCGTTTAATCAATTGTCTTTGGAACAGCTGTATCAGATCCTCAAGCTGCGCGTTGATATTTTTGTTGTTGAACAAGACTGCCCTTACCCAGATCTGGATAACCTTGATCAACACTGTCGTCATTTGTTTGCCAGCGAAGGCGATGAAATCCTTGCATATACCCGCCTAATTCCGCCAGGTCTGGAACACAAAGGCAGTGTACTAGATCAACAAGCGGCCATTGGCCGGGTGGTGGTATCAGAAAAAGCCCGAGGCAGAAAACTGGGCTATGAGCTGATGCAACGTTCAATCGATGCCGTTTGGGAAGCCACACCAGCAATTCCTATCAAAATCGGTGCGCAACAGCATCTGGAAAAGTTCTACGGTAGCCTGGGATTCAAAACCATTTCAGAAATGTATCTGGAAGACGGTATTCCACATATTGATATGTTGCTTGATCCTGAGAATAATTAA
- a CDS encoding helix-turn-helix transcriptional regulator yields MQLAPLITQAQALIEQADPQFPVQIFHCREKQQLHRVHFFQPTLMLVLRGTKQISGPIATDCPQGNLLLVSSGFEFPFANLPDDFYMALVIPFVPEDFPHRTGNGNTDKIKICSAPASILTLIQQLMSLSGSGLPASVLASRRQEIAALLTHLELDDTLRCPATPTWRNRVVNLLQTDIAKEWKLDEVCNALATSESNLRRRLQQEDTGFREVLEDLRLTYGLGLIQTSPLPIGQVALECGYQSASRFSERFKKRFHTTPSELRQAL; encoded by the coding sequence ATGCAACTGGCGCCACTTATCACTCAAGCTCAGGCACTGATTGAACAGGCAGACCCTCAGTTCCCTGTGCAAATTTTTCATTGCCGAGAGAAGCAACAGCTGCATAGGGTCCATTTCTTCCAGCCTACGTTAATGCTGGTGCTGCGTGGTACCAAACAAATATCCGGGCCTATTGCGACGGATTGCCCGCAAGGAAACCTGCTGCTTGTGTCGAGTGGCTTTGAATTCCCCTTTGCCAATCTACCAGACGACTTCTACATGGCGCTGGTGATTCCCTTCGTACCAGAAGATTTCCCGCACAGAACCGGAAACGGAAATACCGATAAGATCAAAATCTGCTCAGCACCGGCGTCGATATTGACCTTGATTCAACAACTGATGAGCCTAAGTGGCAGCGGCTTACCGGCCAGTGTATTAGCGTCTCGTCGTCAGGAAATAGCCGCGTTACTGACGCATCTTGAGTTAGATGACACACTCCGTTGTCCCGCAACCCCCACCTGGCGAAACAGGGTTGTAAACCTATTACAAACAGACATTGCCAAAGAATGGAAACTGGACGAGGTGTGCAACGCATTAGCCACCAGTGAATCCAACCTGCGCCGTCGACTTCAACAGGAAGACACAGGGTTTCGTGAAGTACTGGAAGATCTCAGGCTCACCTATGGTTTAGGTTTAATTCAAACCAGCCCTCTACCAATTGGTCAGGTAGCCTTGGAATGCGGCTATCAATCGGCGTCTCGCTTCAGCGAACGCTTCAAGAAACGCTTTCATACAACGCCAAGCGAACTAAGACAGGCGCTGTGA
- a CDS encoding YbhB/YbcL family Raf kinase inhibitor-like protein, whose amino-acid sequence MKPHQTVLSLALTSLFATASAHADMTLTSSDINAGEKMPKAQEFAGFGCSGSNLSPQLSWANAPANTKSFAITAYDPDAPTGSGWWHWVVANIPASVSSLESGAGSDNSTMPAGSQTFRTDYGSKGFGGACPPEGDKAHRYQFKVFALDVDTLELPADGSAALVGYYLNAHALETATLEALYQR is encoded by the coding sequence ATGAAACCACATCAAACAGTTCTAAGCCTTGCCTTGACCAGCCTCTTTGCAACGGCCTCAGCCCATGCGGATATGACACTAACCAGTTCTGACATTAACGCTGGCGAGAAAATGCCAAAAGCTCAGGAGTTTGCAGGGTTTGGCTGCAGTGGCAGCAATTTGTCGCCGCAACTTAGCTGGGCAAACGCGCCTGCCAACACCAAGAGTTTTGCCATCACAGCCTATGACCCGGATGCCCCAACCGGCAGCGGCTGGTGGCACTGGGTTGTGGCAAACATTCCTGCATCAGTCTCAAGTTTGGAAAGCGGTGCCGGATCAGATAACAGCACTATGCCTGCTGGCAGCCAGACATTCCGCACGGACTATGGCAGTAAAGGTTTTGGCGGTGCCTGTCCGCCGGAGGGGGACAAAGCCCACCGTTACCAATTCAAAGTATTTGCACTGGATGTAGACACATTGGAATTACCAGCGGATGGCAGTGCAGCGTTGGTTGGCTATTACCTGAACGCCCACGCGCTTGAAACCGCCACACTGGAAGCCTTGTATCAGCGTTAA
- a CDS encoding VOC family protein yields MKEHGKINYVEYAAKDLTATKAFFEKAFGWSFLDYGPEYAAFSDQGLDGGFYQAALTSKAEHGGALIVLFSENLEETLAAVEDAGGKIVKPIFSFPGGRRFHFEEPSGNELAVWSE; encoded by the coding sequence ATGAAAGAACATGGAAAAATCAATTACGTGGAATACGCAGCAAAGGATTTGACAGCGACGAAAGCCTTTTTTGAGAAGGCTTTTGGTTGGTCGTTTCTGGATTACGGTCCGGAATACGCCGCCTTTTCTGATCAAGGTCTGGATGGTGGCTTCTATCAAGCGGCGCTAACCTCCAAGGCTGAACATGGTGGCGCACTTATTGTTTTGTTTAGTGAGAATCTGGAAGAGACGTTGGCGGCGGTGGAAGACGCGGGTGGCAAGATTGTAAAACCGATTTTTTCTTTCCCTGGTGGAAGACGCTTTCATTTTGAAGAGCCCAGCGGCAATGAACTGGCTGTGTGGAGTGAATAA
- a CDS encoding DJ-1/PfpI family protein, whose translation MTGRIRGLTMGAVLLSAAVSGAVMSTPAMADDKRIGIIVFDGVLSSDVTAPIEVFGIASKKSWFSDYETLVINVGESELITTEEGITLKVDAHVKDQPKVDVLLMPSSYDMDSLLENQALIQYIQKTSKTADWMASNCSGAFVLAEAGVLDGKKATTWAGGESDLESAYPKVDVQFDTNYVIDGNVITSNGSVVSYQAALALLEQMSSERRAKEVEEALQMQRVWKVM comes from the coding sequence ATGACGGGTAGAATTCGTGGTTTAACAATGGGCGCGGTGTTACTCAGTGCTGCCGTATCCGGTGCAGTGATGTCGACTCCTGCGATGGCGGACGACAAGCGCATTGGCATCATCGTATTTGATGGGGTGTTGAGCTCCGATGTGACGGCACCGATTGAAGTGTTCGGTATTGCCAGCAAGAAGAGCTGGTTCTCTGATTATGAAACCTTAGTAATTAATGTTGGGGAATCGGAACTGATCACCACCGAAGAGGGCATTACCTTAAAAGTAGACGCTCATGTGAAGGATCAGCCGAAGGTTGATGTGTTGTTGATGCCGAGTAGCTACGACATGGATTCCTTGCTAGAGAACCAGGCTTTGATTCAGTACATTCAGAAGACCTCTAAAACCGCTGACTGGATGGCAAGTAACTGCTCTGGTGCTTTTGTGTTGGCTGAAGCCGGCGTGCTTGATGGCAAGAAAGCGACTACTTGGGCAGGTGGTGAATCGGACTTGGAGAGCGCCTACCCAAAGGTGGATGTCCAGTTCGATACCAACTATGTGATCGATGGCAATGTAATTACGTCCAATGGCAGTGTTGTGAGTTACCAAGCAGCGTTGGCTTTATTAGAACAAATGTCCTCTGAGCGTCGAGCTAAGGAAGTGGAAGAAGCGCTTCAGATGCAACGAGTTTGGAAAGTAATGTGA
- a CDS encoding LysR family transcriptional regulator: protein MDKLNLLKLFITVVDRGSFASASSALGLSPSTVSKAIARLESDLKLYLFHRTTRQLTLTEAGTAYLETVRKLLTELEQCENQLVQSNDAPQGRLKINAPVAYGRRYLLPLLGEFHRQYPQITVDLSLEDAYVDMIEQGVDICIRSGSLDESSMIAKQLSPMDFITCASPDYLDNLKSTLPVSEDDYYDHPWIRFRFKQTGKLMPILVNQPEHALARSPGEDFIVDDGEAMAQLCAQGLGLTQMPHFLARDWLNSGELVPVTPFVRGKGFGVWMVYAKRQFQPAKIRAFLNFMSTQIEAGGETQFKTWAEDLTPYSAHA, encoded by the coding sequence ATGGATAAGTTAAATCTGTTAAAACTCTTCATCACAGTGGTGGACCGCGGCAGTTTTGCCTCTGCATCTTCAGCGCTGGGGTTATCACCCTCGACAGTGAGTAAGGCCATTGCGCGTCTGGAAAGCGATCTCAAACTCTATTTATTTCATCGCACCACTCGCCAACTGACCTTAACCGAAGCTGGCACAGCCTATCTGGAAACGGTACGAAAGCTCCTGACAGAATTGGAGCAATGCGAGAATCAACTGGTACAAAGCAACGATGCGCCACAAGGCCGTTTAAAAATTAACGCGCCTGTGGCCTATGGTCGACGCTATCTTTTGCCCTTACTAGGCGAGTTTCATCGGCAGTACCCACAGATAACTGTCGACCTGAGTCTCGAAGACGCGTATGTGGATATGATCGAACAAGGCGTCGATATATGCATTCGAAGTGGTTCACTCGATGAATCCTCAATGATTGCCAAACAACTCAGCCCGATGGATTTCATCACCTGCGCATCACCTGACTATCTGGACAATCTAAAAAGCACACTTCCGGTTTCTGAAGACGACTACTACGATCACCCCTGGATTCGTTTTCGCTTTAAACAGACAGGTAAGCTCATGCCGATCCTCGTTAATCAGCCAGAACATGCACTTGCTCGAAGTCCTGGCGAAGATTTCATTGTGGATGACGGCGAGGCGATGGCCCAACTCTGCGCTCAAGGCTTGGGCCTGACACAAATGCCTCATTTCCTGGCACGCGATTGGTTAAATTCGGGGGAGCTGGTGCCCGTCACACCTTTCGTTCGGGGTAAGGGATTTGGGGTATGGATGGTCTACGCCAAACGCCAGTTTCAACCCGCCAAGATACGTGCGTTTTTGAACTTTATGAGCACTCAGATTGAAGCGGGTGGTGAAACGCAGTTTAAGACATGGGCGGAAGATCTTACGCCTTACTCTGCTCACGCTTAA